From Homalodisca vitripennis isolate AUS2020 chromosome 1, UT_GWSS_2.1, whole genome shotgun sequence, the proteins below share one genomic window:
- the LOC124362948 gene encoding venom serine carboxypeptidase-like → MWSQLIVISAVLTLIASRGDNFGKPLFLTILLERGEYEVAQNLSRVTPDIGNTTSYSGFFTVNKQCDSHLFFWFFPAQQIDWNDKPLLLWLQGGPGISSMYGLFEEIGPFKSYPEGLKKRQYSWNTENNLLFIDQPVGAGYSFTGNNCFPTSDTAASEELYQAVLQFHQLFPDFQKNKFFISGQSYAGHYIPALGHNIHKYNNRSDIKINLIAMLIGNGFSDSVTQIDYASFLYQAGLVDDTGRDIYKSYQDKFVKQVHDKDWASAINTRNLIGNLFDETVGSQVSLYNYLLQSTSKPKHWDEFIQTSDVRSALKVGNLQFSEFNGDTYRALSNATIHSVKPWVEELLEVYPIIFYNGQLDIICGYPMMINFLRSLSWSGEARYLNATRTKWCVGQDLAGYYKGVHNLYDVMVRGAGHSVPKDQPLWAYTFVNSITSGTPDNPLHALTRCSEPGGLSSEQHTEDYE, encoded by the exons ATGTGGTCACAGTTGATCGTGATAAGTGCTGTGCTCACATTAATTGCATCTAGAGGTGATAATTTTGGAAAACCTTTATTTTTGACAATCTTACTGGAAAGAGGTGAGTACGAAGTAGCACAAAATCTGTCTAGGGTAACTCCAGACATTGGAAACACAACCAGCTACTCTGGTTTCTTCACAGTCAACAAACAGTGCGATTCTCATTTGTTCTTCTGGTTTTTTCCTGCCCAACAAATTGACTGGAACGATAAACCGTTACTACTTTGGTTACAAGGTGGCCCAGGTATTTCTTCGATGTATGGACTTTTTGAAGAGATTGGACCTTTTAAATCGTATCCTGAAGGTTTGAAGAAGCGCCAATACTCGTggaatacagaaaataatttactttttatcgACCAACCTGTTGGTGCAGGGTACAGCTTTACTGGAAATAATTGCTTTCCCACGAGTGACACAGCAGCTAGTGAAGAACTTTACCAAGCGGTGCTTCAGTTCCACCAATTGTTTCCagatttccaaaaaaataaattttttatcagtgGACAGTCTTACGCAGGGCATTACATTCCTGCATTAGGGCATAACATACACAAGTATAACAATCGTAgcgatataaaaataaacttaattgcTATGTTGATTGGAAATGGCTTTAGTGATTCTGTTACACAGATAGATTACGCCAGCTTCCTGTATCAAGCTGGACTAGTCGATGATACAGGACGTGATATTTACAAAAGTTATCaggataaatttgtaaaacaagttCATGACAAAGATTGGGCTAGTGCTATAAACACTCGGAATCTTATTGGAAACTTATTCGATGAGACCGTTGGTAGTCAAGTGAGTTTATACAACTATCTTCTTCAATCTACATCAAAACCAAAACATTGGGATGAATTTATACAAACCAGTGACGTGCGTAGTGCTTTAAAAGTAGGGAATCTACAATTTAGTGAGTTCAATGGCGATACATATAGAGCACTGTCCAATGCCACTATTCACTCAGTGAAACCCTGGGTAGAAGAACTGTTGGAGGTCTATCCAATAATTTTCTACAATGGCCAGCTGGACATCATCTGTGGCTATCCAATGATGATCAACTTTCTTCGCTCGTTGTCATGGAGTGGAGAGGCTCGTTATCTGAATGCTACAAGGACAAAGTGGTGTGTTGGTCAG GACCTGGCCGGTTATTACAAGGGAGTACATAACCTTTACGATGTGATGGTACGCGGTGCAGGCCACTCGGTTCCAAAAGACCAGCCTCTCTGGGCCTATACTTTTGTCAATTCCATCACTTCCGGTACTCCAGACAACCCCCTACATGCTCTGACACGTTGCTCAGAGCCAGGCGGCTTGTCCTCCGAACAACACACTGAAGATTATGAGTGA